In one window of Escherichia coli DSM 30083 = JCM 1649 = ATCC 11775 DNA:
- the htpX gene encoding protease HtpX encodes MMRIALFLLTNLAVMVVFGLVLSLTGIQSSSVQGLMIMALLFGFGGSFVSLLMSKWMALRSVGGEVIEQPRNERERWLVNTVATQARQAGIAMPQVAIYHAPDINAFATGARRDASLVAVSTGLLQNMSPDEAEAVIAHEISHIANGDMVTMTLIQGVVNTFVIFISRILAQLAAGFMGGNRDEGEESNGNPLIYFAVATVLELVFGILASIITMWFSRHREFHADAGSAKLVGREKMIAALQRLKTSYEPQEATSMMAFCINGKSKSLSELFMTHPPLDKRIEALRTGEYLK; translated from the coding sequence ATGATGCGAATCGCGCTCTTCCTGCTAACGAACCTGGCCGTAATGGTCGTTTTCGGGCTGGTACTGAGCCTGACAGGGATACAGTCGAGCAGCGTTCAGGGGCTGATGATCATGGCCTTGCTGTTCGGTTTTGGTGGTTCCTTCGTTTCGCTTCTGATGTCCAAATGGATGGCATTACGATCTGTTGGCGGGGAAGTGATCGAGCAACCGCGTAACGAAAGGGAACGTTGGCTGGTCAATACTGTAGCAACCCAGGCTCGTCAGGCGGGGATCGCTATGCCGCAAGTGGCTATCTACCATGCGCCGGACATCAATGCTTTTGCAACCGGTGCGCGCCGTGATGCCTCTCTGGTTGCTGTCAGCACCGGTTTGCTGCAGAACATGAGCCCGGATGAAGCCGAGGCGGTAATTGCTCACGAAATCAGCCACATCGCCAATGGTGATATGGTCACCATGACGCTGATTCAGGGCGTGGTGAACACCTTCGTTATCTTTATTTCCCGTATTCTGGCGCAGCTTGCCGCGGGTTTTATGGGCGGAAACCGTGATGAAGGTGAAGAGAGCAACGGCAACCCGCTGATCTACTTTGCGGTTGCAACGGTTCTGGAACTGGTGTTTGGTATTCTGGCGAGCATTATCACCATGTGGTTCTCGCGTCATCGTGAATTCCACGCCGATGCGGGTTCAGCAAAACTGGTTGGTCGCGAGAAAATGATTGCTGCATTGCAGCGCCTGAAAACCAGCTATGAACCGCAAGAAGCAACCAGCATGATGGCTTTCTGCATTAACGGGAAGTCGAAATCGCTCAGTGAGTTGTTCATGACTCACCCGCCGCTGGATAAACGTATTGAAGCTCTGCGTACGGGTGAATACCTGAAGTAA
- the yebQ gene encoding MFS transporter, which translates to MPKVQADGLPLPLRYGAILTIVIGISMAVLDGAIANVALPTIATDLHATPASSIWVVNAYQIAIVISLLSFSFLGDMFGYRRIYKCGLVVFLLSSLFCALSDSLQMLTLARVIQGFGGAALMSVNTALIRLIYPQRFLGRGMGINSFIVAVSSAAGPTIAAAILSIASWKWLFLINVPLGIIALLLAMRFLPPNGSRASKPRFDLPSAVMNALTFGLLITALSGFAQGQSLTLIGAELVVMVVVGIFFIRRQLSLPVPLLPVDLLRIPLFSLSICTSVCSFCAQMLAMVSLPFYLQTVLGRSEVETGLLLTPWPLATMVMAPLAGYLIERVHAGLLGALGLFIMAAGLFSLVLLPASPADINIIWPMILCGAGFGLFQSPNNHTIITSAPRERSGGASGMLGTARLLGQSSGAALVALMLNQFGDNGTHVSLIAAAILAVIAACVSGLRITQPRSRA; encoded by the coding sequence ATGCCAAAAGTTCAGGCCGACGGCCTGCCATTGCCCCTGCGATACGGTGCGATATTAACCATTGTGATTGGTATTTCGATGGCTGTCCTTGACGGCGCAATCGCCAACGTCGCCTTGCCAACAATCGCTACGGACCTTCATGCCACGCCGGCCAGTTCCATCTGGGTAGTGAACGCCTATCAAATCGCCATTGTCATCTCCCTGCTCTCGTTTTCGTTTCTGGGCGATATGTTTGGCTATCGACGTATTTATAAATGCGGTCTGGTCGTTTTTCTGTTGTCTTCACTGTTCTGCGCCCTTTCTGATTCGCTGCAAATGCTCACCCTTGCGCGTGTCATACAAGGTTTCGGCGGTGCAGCGTTGATGAGCGTTAATACCGCACTTATCCGCCTGATCTATCCACAACGTTTTCTGGGTAGAGGGATGGGCATAAACTCGTTTATTGTTGCCGTCTCTTCTGCTGCCGGGCCGACAATTGCTGCAGCAATCCTCTCCATCGCATCCTGGAAATGGTTATTTTTAATCAACGTACCGTTGGGAATTATCGCCCTGCTTCTGGCAATGCGTTTTCTGCCACCCAATGGTTCTCGCGCCAGTAAACCCCGTTTCGACCTGCCCAGCGCCGTGATGAACGCGTTAACCTTCGGCCTGCTTATCACTGCGTTGAGTGGTTTCGCTCAGGGGCAATCGCTGACATTGATTGGTGCGGAACTGGTGGTAATGGTTGTCGTTGGTATTTTCTTTATTCGCCGCCAGCTTTCTCTTCCCGTACCGCTGCTACCGGTGGATTTACTGCGTATCCCGCTGTTTTCACTTTCTATTTGCACATCTGTTTGCTCTTTCTGCGCACAAATGCTGGCAATGGTTTCCCTGCCCTTTTACCTGCAAACCGTGCTCGGGCGTAGTGAAGTCGAAACAGGTTTACTTCTGACACCGTGGCCGTTAGCAACGATGGTGATGGCTCCACTGGCAGGCTATTTGATTGAACGCGTACATGCAGGATTGCTGGGTGCTTTAGGGTTATTCATCATGGCTGCGGGGCTTTTTTCCCTGGTTCTGCTGCCAGCGTCACCTGCGGATATCAATATTATCTGGCCGATGATCTTATGTGGTGCTGGATTTGGCTTGTTCCAGTCACCCAATAACCACACCATTATTACCTCCGCTCCTCGCGAACGTAGCGGTGGAGCCAGTGGCATGTTAGGGACGGCTCGTCTTCTGGGTCAGAGTAGCGGCGCGGCTCTGGTAGCGCTGATGCTAAATCAGTTTGGTGATAATGGTACGCACGTCTCGCTGATAGCTGCGGCTATTCTGGCAGTGATTGCTGCCTGTGTCAGTGGTTTACGTATCACTCAGCCACGATCCAGGGCATAA